GACGTCGGTTGCACGCTCGGCCATGTAGCCGCCCAGGTTGTGGAGCATTTCCGAGACGGAGGACCCGGACTCCCAGACGGCACGTTCGGCCGAGGTTCCGCGGGCGATCAGCTTGGCCGCCCCCTTGATCAGCATGGTGTCCTTGGCCATCAGTGCCGTGGCCTCCAGGACTGCCTTGCCGTCCCCGGTGGCATGGGCGGCACGCGCTTTGAGCTCGTCATGCACGGACTGGGAAGCCGACTTGAGCGCGGCAGTGGCTTCCTCTGCAGAGGTTCCGGCGGCCAGCTGCTCTCCGGCCGGAGGTTCACTGATCGGTTTGGGCATCTGCCGGATGGTGCCGATGATGCGGCCGGGGCTCACGCCTACTCCTGGGAAGTTCTGCACTGAAGGTCCTCATTCTCTGCCGGTAGCCAGGCCCGCCAAGGTTGTCCCGGCGTCATGCCGGGCCGCCGCAACCGCTGTGTGCGACGGCTGAAACGTGCCTGAAAAAATTGTATGTGATGCAGTTCATATAGCAACGCTATAGGTGATAGGGTAGCGGCTATGAGTTTGGATGGCCAGCTTCCCCCGAAAACGAGACTGCTGCGTGCCGCGGCGGAATTGCTGGCCAACTCTGCGGGGGCACCTGTTTCCACCCGCCAGATCACCCAGCTGGCGGGCGTCACGGCGCCCACGCTGTACCACCACTTCGGTGACAAGGAAGGTCTGTTCGACGCCGTCGTCACCGCAGGTTTTGAAGAATATGTTGCGGGCGAGCGGGATTTCGCCCCTTCCGGACACCCGCTGGAGGATATCCGGCGGATGTGGGACAACCACGTCCAGTTCGGGCTCAACCATCCGGAACTGTACCTGGTGATGTTCGGCAATATCCGTCCTGAAAGCCGCCCCTCCATCGTTGCTGATGCCGAGGCCCTGATGGAGGAAATGCTGAACAAGGCAGCAATGGCGGGCCAGCTGAACGTCCAGCCGCGCGAGGCTGCCAGGTCCATCCTGGCTGCCAACGTTGGCGTGACGCTCATGCTGATAGCGGAACCTGCCACTGAACGGAACCTTGAACTGTCCACCATGACCAGGGACGCCATGATCTTCGCGGTGGCCGCTGAGCAGGCCGCCGGTGCCGGCTCGGATGACTCCGGAAAGTCCTCGGTGGTGGTGGCTGCGATTGCCCTGAATGCCGCACTTCAGGCATCGCACTCAGACCAGCTCTCCAGCTCGGAACTCAAACTCTTCCTCGAATGGCTGCACCGGATCTCAAGCAGTCAGTAAACGCGCCAACCAGGCACGTCAGCCCCCAGGGGCAGCTCCACCTCTTCCTTATGGCAATTCCGTCGTCGGAAAATATCGGACCATCCTGCGAAGCAGCAGGAATCACGGTTAGGAAATCACATGGCAACAGAGACAGTTGCAAAGCCGCGAACCAGCATGCGGGTTGGCGTCCAGAAGTTCGGGACCTTCCTGTCCGG
Above is a window of Arthrobacter pascens DNA encoding:
- a CDS encoding TetR/AcrR family transcriptional regulator, whose product is MSLDGQLPPKTRLLRAAAELLANSAGAPVSTRQITQLAGVTAPTLYHHFGDKEGLFDAVVTAGFEEYVAGERDFAPSGHPLEDIRRMWDNHVQFGLNHPELYLVMFGNIRPESRPSIVADAEALMEEMLNKAAMAGQLNVQPREAARSILAANVGVTLMLIAEPATERNLELSTMTRDAMIFAVAAEQAAGAGSDDSGKSSVVVAAIALNAALQASHSDQLSSSELKLFLEWLHRISSSQ